AACCTTCGTTGATAGCGTCCAGCACGGTTTTGTACGGCCAATCGGCGTAATCGAACGGACCGTCGGAGACCGCTCCATCTGTGACCATTAGCATCCCAATCACTTCGGACGTGACTGCGGTGGTTGCAGTTTGCAGATACAGCAGATGCTGCAGTTTGGGCCTGTCGGTCGTTATCGCTGACCCCAAATCGCGCAGATGGGGCTCGGTTAATGTTCCTTGTCTCAACCGCTCGATACATTCCTCCAAGAGTTGTATGGCATTGGCACCCATAGTAGGATTCCTCCTGCATCAAATTAAAATCGACATTGCTGACAATGTAAATCGGGTAAACGTTCTCAGCAATGGATACTGCTTTGGACGCTGCTGCGCCATTTCGGTTCAACCCAATTTAGACTATTTCTTGACTTTCGGATGAGGTCATGCCAAAATAGATAATCAAAGGAATTTCCGCGATATCTCAGATCACAACGGCGATTGGAGAAACAAAATGTCAGAGGAAGATACTGTGAAAGGTATCTATGATGAAGCAATTGTGATAGACGCACTAAATGTCAGCAACTGGGAAAGTCCCGCTGTGTATCAAAGTTTGCATACCGGTGGAATCACGGCTATCAATGCAACCAGCGCTGTGTGGGAAAACTACCCACAGGCGATGGATAATATCGCAGCATGGTTGCGTCGGTTCAGAGAATACGATGAAATTTTGATTCCTGTCAAGACCGCAGACGACATCCTTCAAGCCAAGCAGGACGGGAAGGTGGGTATCATACTGGGGTGGCAGAACGCTTCCCCTATTGAGAATGATCTCTCTCGCCTTGACCTCTTTCATGCCCTCGGCGTTCGCATTATCCAGATTACCTATAATGAGCGGAACTTACTCGGCAATGGCTGCTATGAGCGCAGGGACGAAGGCCTGACTAATTTCGGCGTAGACGTTATCAAGGAGATGAACCGTCTGGGCATCCTGATTGACCTGTCGCACGTCGGCGATCGTACAACGGTAGAAGCGATTGAATTATCGGAGAAGCCGGTGGCGATTACTCATGCCAATGCCCGCGCCTTTGTCAACCATGTTCGGAACAAAACCGATGAGGCACTTTCGCTACTCGCTGAAAAGGGCGGTGTCATCGGAGCGAATGCGTTCCCTGCTTTCTTTGAAAACACATTCGACGCAACGCTCACGGATTATGTAGACGCTATAGATGACCTCGTGCAGCGTGTAGGAATTGATCATGTCGGAATTGGCACGGACTATACGCAAAATCAACCCAAGATGTTCTTTGATTGGATCTTTTCCCAGCAAGGAACAAAATATCAAGAACGCCCCATCGTCTATCCAGATCCGCTGATTCACCCTGAAGGAATGGAAACGCCCGACAAATTGTCAAACCTTGCAGCGGAATTGCTCAACCGCGGATACAGCGAGACGGACATAACCAGAATTTTGGGTAGCAATTGGCTCCGTCTGTTTCAGCAGGTGTGGGAGGTATAATCCTGTGGCTTATGTCAAAAGAAAGTGCAAAATGCAAATAGCGTGAGACGTAAAACGTGAAACGTGAAAACCATTGGTTCATTGATAAACTAGTGCGCTAATGAACTCAATCGGTTTCTGCTGCACGACTTCTTAACATGAGCCAATCCTGTTTTTCTTCTATTCTTCTACATCACACGAATTACTTATGAATTTATGTTTTGATAAAGGATTCATGTTGCAGTAAAGGAGTATACCATGCCCTCGATTGAAATTCTTGATACAGGCTGGATAGATAGACGCGATTCGGCGTTTCCCCAAGCCGTGCAATTGCCTAACGGCGACATCCTTTGTTCGTTCAATGTCGGAGGCGGTCCGAATGTTCATGGCGGCACAGATTGGGCGCGCTCCACCGATGGCGGTGCAACTTGGACGGTAGAAGGCACCATTTTGCCACTAACGAAAAATCCTGACACAACCAGCGCGCTCAAGCTGTCGCGCTCGGTCAATGGCGAAACTATTTTTGCGTACGGCTCACGAAGCTATCGCCAACCTGAAGAAAAGTTCGGTGAGGGACGCAACGAGCCAGTGCTCTGCCGATCCACTGATGGCGGACAGACTTGGTCTGCGCCACAAGTGGTCCCTATGCCAGCCGATTGTCCATTAGAGATTTCCCAC
The Candidatus Poribacteria bacterium DNA segment above includes these coding regions:
- a CDS encoding dipeptidase, which translates into the protein MSEEDTVKGIYDEAIVIDALNVSNWESPAVYQSLHTGGITAINATSAVWENYPQAMDNIAAWLRRFREYDEILIPVKTADDILQAKQDGKVGIILGWQNASPIENDLSRLDLFHALGVRIIQITYNERNLLGNGCYERRDEGLTNFGVDVIKEMNRLGILIDLSHVGDRTTVEAIELSEKPVAITHANARAFVNHVRNKTDEALSLLAEKGGVIGANAFPAFFENTFDATLTDYVDAIDDLVQRVGIDHVGIGTDYTQNQPKMFFDWIFSQQGTKYQERPIVYPDPLIHPEGMETPDKLSNLAAELLNRGYSETDITRILGSNWLRLFQQVWEV